The genomic DNA CCACTAACCACTTGGACGCTGAATCGGTGGCATGGCTTGAAGGCCACCTGGCAAACTACCCCGGCGCTGTCATTGCGATCACTCACGACCGGTACTTCCTGGACCACGTCGCCGAATGGATCGCTGAAGTCGACCGCGGCCGGCTGTACCCGTACGAGGGCAACTACACAACCTACCTGGAAAAGAAACGCGAACGCCTCGACGTCCAGGGCAAGAAAGATCAGAAGCTTGCTCGTCGCCTGAAAGAAGAACTCGAATGGGTTCGCACCAACGCTAAAGGTCGGCAGGCCAAGCAGAAGGCTCGTCTGGAACGCTACGAAGAAATGGCCAACGAAGCCGAGAAGACGCGAGTGTTGGACTTTGAAGAAATTCAGATTCCACCCGGCCCTCGTCTGGGCAGCCAGGTCATCGAAGCCGACAACATTTCCAAAGGCTTTGACGGTCGCACTCTGATCGATAACCTCAGCTTCTCCCTGCCACCCAACGGCATCGTCGGTATTATCGGCCCCAACGGTGTTGGGAAAACCACGCTGTTCAAGACCATCGTCGGCCAGGAAGACATCGACTCCGGGGAGCTGAAGATCGGTGAATCGGTCAAGATCTCCTATGTTGACCAGAGCCGTTCCAATATTGATCCCGAGAAATCCCTGTGGGAAGTCGTCTCCGACGGGCTGGATTACATTCAGGTCGGCAACGTCGAAATGCCATCACGTGCCTACGTTTCGGCTTTTGGTTTCAAAGGACCAGACCAGCAGAAGAAGGCCGGTGTGCTCTCCGGTGGTGAGCGTAACCGGTTGAACCTTGCGCTGACCCTCAAAGAGGGCGGCAACCTGTTGCTGCTTGACGAACCGACCAACGACCTCGATGTCGAAACGCTGACCTCATTGGAAAACGCGCTGCTGGAATTCCCCGGCTGTGCCGTGGTCATTTCGCACGACCGTTGGTTCCTGGACCGCGTTGCCACCCACATCCTTGCGTGGGAAGGTACCGAAGACAACCCGGGCAACTGGTACTGGTTTGAAGGAAACTTCGAGTCCTACGAGCAAAATAAACTCGAACGGCTCGGCCCAGACGCCCTGCGCGAAGGACGTGCTACGCACCGTCGTTTGACCCGCAGCTAGTCACACGTCATACAGAGCTGCCCTGCGCTTCCCGATGTGGGAAGCGCAGGGCAGCTCTGTCTTTAACGCACGTATTGAGTCGCGTGCCTTAGCGCTGCGACGGCTTGCCGGGATGACCTGATTCGTCGGTCAGCACGGGTTCCTCGGCGGAAGTCTTGGGATCCCGGACTGGCCACAGCAGCAGCAAGCCGGCAACCAGCACGATAATAATCGCCGGGACCATCATCCGGGATTCCCCACTGAGTCCCACGAACACCGCAATCAGTGCCGGGGTCAGAAACGACACGGACCGGCCCGTGGTGGCATATAGCCCGTACATTTCACCGGCGGCTTCGGCGGTGGTGAGCCGTCCCAGGAACGCTCGAGACGAAGCCTGCACGGGACCGACGAAGAAGCACAGGAACAGTCCCCAGATCCAGAACGCGAGTGTACCGTCCTGGATAAAGACGATGCCCGCCGAGACGATGAGGCCCAGCAGTGACACCAGAATGATGCGTTTTGGTCCAAACCGATCATCGAAGAGCCCGCCGAGGAACGCTCCGGCCGCGGCGACCACGTTGGCGGCGATACCGAAGAAAAGAATATCTCCGGGATCGACTCCGTACACGGTCGTGCCGAGGATCGCGCCGTAGGCAAAAACCGCCCCGACACCGTCGCGGAACACGGCCGAGGAAATGAAGAACCAGAACGTGTTGCGCTGGTATTTCCACAAGTTGACGATGGTTCGAATGAGTTGCCGGTATGACTCTATGAGGCTGACGCGCTCGGTCGATTCTGCGGCAGCGTGGTCTTTGCCGCGGCGCATGACGATGAGCACCGGCAGCGCAAACAGCAGAAACCACAGGGCGGCAAAGACGGCGACCATGCGGATGTTCATGGCGTCGTCGTCGGTAATACCAAACCAGTGGGTGTCGCCGCCGATGAAGCCAACATAGACCAGTAGCAACAGGAAGATGCCGCCCAGGTAGCCGGCGCCCCAGCCGAGTCCCGAGATCCGGCCGATGGTGGATTTGGTGGCGATATCGACCAGCATCGCGTTGTATTGGACCTCGGCGAATTCGAAGAAGATGTTCCCGAGGGATAATAAAATGACGCCCAGCAGCAGGTACGATTCGTGGGGTTGGACGAAGAAACAGGCCGCAGTCGTGGCGATGACCAGGGCCGTGTTGACGCCCAGCCACAGGGCCCGTCGGCCGTCGCGGTCCGCGCGTTGCCCGATAACCGGCGCGGTCAAGGCGATAATCAGCCCGGCGATAGCGTTGCCGGCGGCGAGCCAGGACGTGCCGCGGTCGTCGGGGCCAAACGTTTCAGAGGCCAGATAGGTCCCGAACACGAAGGTGATCATGACCGCGTTGAACGCGGCCGACCCCCAGTCCCACATGGCCCAGCTGACCACGTGAGAGCGTTTGACCTTCGGTCGCTGTTCGGAGGTAGGTGGTGTGGTGATGGCTTCAGACATAGGGGCATCCTAACCATAGGACCGTAGCGGGGAAGTGAACCGGTGGTTACTACTTCCTCCGCGGTGTTGTGCCCCACATTAGCTGAACTTTGGCAGCCGCAGCATGCCTTCCTGGGCCACTGTGGCCACGAGTTGCCCTTCGAGGGTGTAAATGTAGCCCACCCCGAGGCCGCGGGCCGACTGAGCCGAGGGGGACTCCTGAACAAATAGGAGCCATTCGTCGAGACTAAACGGCCGGTGGAACCACATCGCGTGGTCTAGTGAGGCGATGGATTTGCCGGGTGCAGACCAGGCCACCCCGTGGTTGCGCAGAATCGGTTCCAGGATCGTGTAATCCGAAACGAAAGCCAGACCGGCGGCGGCCACATTGGGGGAGACGTTGACCGGTGTGAAGGTTTTCATCCACACGATATTGCGGTTGACCTTTTCGGAGCCCGGCCGGATGAACAGCGGCTCATAGGCGTAGCGGATATCGAAGGGGCGATGATAGGCCAGTTCCTGGGCGGCCGGATCGTCGATCATGCCGATCAGCGCAGAGATGGGTGGCAGATCATTGGGGTGGGGAATGCCCTCGGGCATCGGTTCGTAGTGCTCGACACCTTCGGCCATGGTTTGGAATGAGCACGTCAGGGACAAGATGACTTTATCGTGTTGGGATACTTCGACGTGGCGGACCGAAAACGACCGACCATCTCGGTGATGGTCCACCGTGATGTGGAGCGGTTGTGTGGCGTCGCCGGCGCGGATGAAATAGCAATGCATCGAGTGCAGGAGGCGATCGGCGTCAACAGAATGGCTGGCGGCCACCAGCGACTGGGCCATGACCTGCCCACCAAAGACGCGACCCCGGGTTTGTGGTGGCGTGTGCCCCAGGAAGGTGCTGGTGTGCTCATCGGCGGTGACGCGTTCGAGTTTGAGCACGTCACGCAGGATATCGGTGGGGTCATCCGGGTATGAGGTCATATGGTCGCCTTTCGAAATTGGTGATGTTCATACTCTAGTGCTGTCAGCTCAATCGGTGGCACAACGTGGTCGCGGCTGATTTGGGCTGGGCATAATTGGGGCATGGATTACGTCGTGCCGTTTGCGTCCTTGAACGCCGTGAAAGATTTACAAAGTTTTGTGACCCGGGCCAAGACGCTGGACACCACCGGTGTGCGGTTTGTGGTCGCCCAGGATGTGCTGGCGGTCTCAGTGTCCGTGATGCATCCGGCCGGGTTAGGCGACGGGGTCCCCATCGTCATTGGGCTCCGGACGTTCGCGCTGGATTTCACCGGTCACGAGCGGTTCGAAATGGACTCGGTATTTGACATGGACGCGGTGACGGATCGGACCCACCGGATGATTGCGTCAGAGTCAACGGAGTTCATGTTGCCGCCGTCGGAGATTGCCGTCAGCTGGACGGCGATGAATGCGCCGCGATCTGGCTGGGCGGCAGCGGCCGTGGTGGACGACTCGGAAATCCGCAAAGTTGCCCGCGACGGTATCACCAGGGTGGGCGAGGGGCTGCCCTCGAACCCCGGAGCGCCCTTATTGGCCCAAGTCCGCTCGGCGGTGTGGGGAGCACAGCTCGGTGACCCATCCCAAGTTGAGTTCCCGGCCGGTGCGACGCTTGGTGCCCATAGCCTCGGGTTTTTGTTGCCGCGCGGGGAGACCACCGTGTCGACTTCGGGCAATTGGGTGCGCCTCTCCAGCGCGGGTGGTCATATTCTGGCCCGACCTGCCGTGGCCCTCTGAGGTCCTTGACTCAATAAAGGCAACTGAGTGAGCCGACTCAGACCTGGTTCTGCATGGCCCGTGCTGCGCGTTGGAAGTAGTCCCACATTGTTTCATCGTGCAAGGGGGAGAGCTCCAGGGTGTCCATGGCGTTGCGCATGAACTTCAGCCAGGTGTCGCGGGCTTGGGAATCAATGTGGTAGGGCATATGCCGGGCCCGTAACCGTGGGTGACCGCGCTGTTGCGAGTAGTCCGTGGGTCCGCCCCAGTACTGAATCAAGAACATCCGCAGACGGTCTTCGGCCGGGCCGAGGTCCTCTTCGGGGTACATCGCTTTGAACTCTGGGTCGGCGTCGACCTGCTTGTAGAACTCGGCGGCGAGCTTGCGGAAGGTGGGTTCGCCCCCAACTTGTTCGTAGAACGAGGTTTGTTCGGCCGGTGCGTTGGTCTGTTGCGCCGTTTTGGCTGCTTCGGTGGGCTCGGCTGCTTCCTGGGCAGGCTGTTCAGCCTGAGCAGTCTGGGAGACGACCCCGTCGCGGCGCTGTTGTTCTGCTGCGCGCTCGGCACGAAGCGCCGCCAGACGGGCTTCGTCGTTGCCGCTGACCTGAGAGGGTTTTTTCGCCCGGCGGGGTTTGAGCACCGCGATGGGGGCGCCCAGTCGCGAGGAAAACTGCGGAAGTTCCGGCATTTGGTGTTGGTTTGGGATCTCCAGAGTGATCGGGAAATTCACGCTGCGTGCAATGAAGCACTGCCGGTGGGCTTCCTCGTGGAGTTCACGAGCTCGCGGCAATTGCATCGCGTCGGCCACCCAGACCTCCGGGTACAACGTGGCCGAGGTGACCTGCCCGCCCTGCGCGCCAGCCTCTAAGGTGAGCTCACCGCGCACGGTGACCTTCTCAACCTCGAGCTCCGCCTGACCTGCGACGTATAAGTACGACAGAATATGACACTCGACCAGCGCGGCGAGCAGCAGCTCTTCGGGATTCCAGCGGGAGGCGTCGCCGTGGAAGGGTTTGGCCGCCGAACCTGGCAGTTCCCCGGGACCCTCGGCTTGGATCACCACGTCCCGGGTAAAGCCGCGGGACGGATGCGGGCGGGCGGCGTCGGTGTTCCATTCGGCGCGTAAAGAAAACTCGTGTTGCACGCATCCCAGTCTAGTTCAGCCCACCGGGCGCGGTGCCGATTGCACTTGGCGGCGAACACTTAGACTACAAGATATGGATTTGGTTGAGATGTCACAGGTAACCGAAGACGAATTGGATGCCGCCGAGCTCCGGGTTGCGGTGTCGGCCCCTGATGCCGGCGCTGTCATCATGTTCGAGGGTGTGGTGCGCGACCACGATCCCGAAGCCGCCGGTGCCGTGACCAGACTGGAATACACCGCCCACCCCGACGCGACGACGTTTTTGCGTGAAGTGGTGGCCGAGGCCAACGTATCGGTGCACAACCAGCTCGACGCCGGGCCATTGCCGATCCGCGTGGCCGCCGCGCACCGGATTGGTGCCCTGGACGTCGGCGACGTTGCCCTGGTGGTGGCGGTTTCCGCCGCGCATCGGCAGGAAGCGTTTTCGGTGTGCAGCGACGTCGTGGAAGAAATCAAAGCCCGCGTGCCGATCTGGAAACTACAGTACGGCTCCGAAGGCAGCCACTGGGTTGGGATTTAACCGCCAGCAAATGGGGGGAGCACGTCCACGGTCGCTCCGGACGCGAGCGCTGTTTCAGGCGTCGCGCGGGTGCCGTCGACCAGAAACGAACACCGAGAAATAACTTTGGTGGTGGTCTGGGCGTCCGAGAGGTGGGCAATGACGTCGGCGACGCTGGTCGCTTCAAGGGTGAGCTGTTTGGTGCCGACAACGTCGGCGGCTGCGGCAAAGAGACGGACAGTAATCATAGGGTCAGACATTCTACGGGGTGTTCGGCGGGTATGTGATCGACGGTCGGCGGGATATGCAACAGTCCCGTGGCTTGGGCCATCTTGACGGCCAAATGCGAATTGGACGGCAGTGGCGTGGCGCGGTCGTCGTCATCCACACTGGCCAGCACGTAGTAATTGAGCTCCCGGGGTGTGTGTAGGTCGTCGTTGACCACCACGGTATGTTTGCGCGGGTGCGGGGCCTGACGTTGCATTTTTGCCAGACCCGGAATCACAAACAGGTGCAACGACACCAGCACCGCAACGGGATTGCCCGGTAGTGACCAGACCGGCGTACCGGCCGGTGATAGCCCAAAACCTTGTGGTCGGCCCGGGCGGATATTCACATTGGTAAACGTGATGGCTTGGT from Enteractinococcus fodinae includes the following:
- the ettA gene encoding energy-dependent translational throttle protein EttA, which encodes MAEFIYQMIKARKKVGDKVILDDVTMSFFPGAKIGMVGPNGAGKSTILKIMAGLDEPSNGDAWLSPGYSVGILLQEPPLTEDKTVLENVQEGVGEVYQQLQRFNQISAEMAEPDADFEALMDEMGKLQEAIDAADGWDIDSQIGQAMEALQLPPGDEPVTHLSGGERRRVALVKLLLEKPDLLLLDEPTNHLDAESVAWLEGHLANYPGAVIAITHDRYFLDHVAEWIAEVDRGRLYPYEGNYTTYLEKKRERLDVQGKKDQKLARRLKEELEWVRTNAKGRQAKQKARLERYEEMANEAEKTRVLDFEEIQIPPGPRLGSQVIEADNISKGFDGRTLIDNLSFSLPPNGIVGIIGPNGVGKTTLFKTIVGQEDIDSGELKIGESVKISYVDQSRSNIDPEKSLWEVVSDGLDYIQVGNVEMPSRAYVSAFGFKGPDQQKKAGVLSGGERNRLNLALTLKEGGNLLLLDEPTNDLDVETLTSLENALLEFPGCAVVISHDRWFLDRVATHILAWEGTEDNPGNWYWFEGNFESYEQNKLERLGPDALREGRATHRRLTRS
- a CDS encoding MFS transporter, with translation MSEAITTPPTSEQRPKVKRSHVVSWAMWDWGSAAFNAVMITFVFGTYLASETFGPDDRGTSWLAAGNAIAGLIIALTAPVIGQRADRDGRRALWLGVNTALVIATTAACFFVQPHESYLLLGVILLSLGNIFFEFAEVQYNAMLVDIATKSTIGRISGLGWGAGYLGGIFLLLLVYVGFIGGDTHWFGITDDDAMNIRMVAVFAALWFLLFALPVLIVMRRGKDHAAAESTERVSLIESYRQLIRTIVNLWKYQRNTFWFFISSAVFRDGVGAVFAYGAILGTTVYGVDPGDILFFGIAANVVAAAGAFLGGLFDDRFGPKRIILVSLLGLIVSAGIVFIQDGTLAFWIWGLFLCFFVGPVQASSRAFLGRLTTAEAAGEMYGLYATTGRSVSFLTPALIAVFVGLSGESRMMVPAIIIVLVAGLLLLWPVRDPKTSAEEPVLTDESGHPGKPSQR
- a CDS encoding acyl-CoA thioesterase; the encoded protein is MTSYPDDPTDILRDVLKLERVTADEHTSTFLGHTPPQTRGRVFGGQVMAQSLVAASHSVDADRLLHSMHCYFIRAGDATQPLHITVDHHRDGRSFSVRHVEVSQHDKVILSLTCSFQTMAEGVEHYEPMPEGIPHPNDLPPISALIGMIDDPAAQELAYHRPFDIRYAYEPLFIRPGSEKVNRNIVWMKTFTPVNVSPNVAAAGLAFVSDYTILEPILRNHGVAWSAPGKSIASLDHAMWFHRPFSLDEWLLFVQESPSAQSARGLGVGYIYTLEGQLVATVAQEGMLRLPKFS
- a CDS encoding globin; amino-acid sequence: MAALRAERAAEQQRRDGVVSQTAQAEQPAQEAAEPTEAAKTAQQTNAPAEQTSFYEQVGGEPTFRKLAAEFYKQVDADPEFKAMYPEEDLGPAEDRLRMFLIQYWGGPTDYSQQRGHPRLRARHMPYHIDSQARDTWLKFMRNAMDTLELSPLHDETMWDYFQRAARAMQNQV
- a CDS encoding molybdenum cofactor biosynthesis protein MoaE — protein: MDLVEMSQVTEDELDAAELRVAVSAPDAGAVIMFEGVVRDHDPEAAGAVTRLEYTAHPDATTFLREVVAEANVSVHNQLDAGPLPIRVAAAHRIGALDVGDVALVVAVSAAHRQEAFSVCSDVVEEIKARVPIWKLQYGSEGSHWVGI
- a CDS encoding MoaD/ThiS family protein produces the protein MITVRLFAAAADVVGTKQLTLEATSVADVIAHLSDAQTTTKVISRCSFLVDGTRATPETALASGATVDVLPPFAGG